From Gordonia crocea, the proteins below share one genomic window:
- the rpsF gene encoding 30S ribosomal protein S6, which produces MRHYELMVILDPNLDERTVAPSLDTFLNVVRSDGGSVDGVDIWGKRRLAYEIEKHAEGIYAVIDLNAKPDTVNELDRQLKLNESVLRTKVLRK; this is translated from the coding sequence ATGCGTCACTACGAATTGATGGTCATTCTCGATCCGAACCTGGACGAGCGCACCGTCGCCCCCTCCCTGGATACCTTCCTCAATGTTGTCCGCTCTGATGGCGGTTCGGTGGATGGTGTCGACATCTGGGGCAAGCGCCGTCTTGCCTACGAGATCGAAAAGCACGCCGAGGGCATTTACGCCGTCATCGATCTGAACGCCAAGCCGGACACGGTCAACGAGCTCGACCGTCAGCTGAAGCTGAACGAGTCGGTTCTGCGGACCAAGGTCCTGCGCAAGTGA
- a CDS encoding single-stranded DNA-binding protein, with protein sequence MAGETVITVIGNLTADPELRFTPSGAAVANFTVASTPRTFDRQTNEWKDGEALFLRCNIWREAAENVTESLTKGTRVIVSGRLKQRSFETREGEKRTVYELDVDEIGPSLRYATAKVTRASRGGGGGGFGASGGGGRPAPSQPAANEDPWGSAPPASGAGDEPPF encoded by the coding sequence ATGGCTGGAGAAACGGTTATCACCGTCATCGGAAACCTGACGGCCGACCCGGAACTGCGTTTCACGCCGTCCGGTGCCGCGGTCGCCAATTTCACGGTGGCGTCGACGCCGCGCACCTTCGACCGTCAGACCAATGAGTGGAAAGACGGCGAGGCGCTGTTCCTGCGGTGCAACATCTGGCGCGAGGCCGCCGAGAACGTGACGGAGTCCCTGACCAAGGGCACCCGCGTCATCGTTTCCGGTCGTCTCAAGCAGCGCTCCTTCGAGACTCGCGAGGGTGAGAAGCGGACGGTGTACGAGCTCGACGTCGACGAGATCGGCCCCTCGCTGCGGTATGCCACGGCCAAGGTCACGCGCGCCTCGCGCGGTGGCGGCGGTGGCGGCTTCGGCGCGTCTGGCGGCGGTGGCCGTCCGGCGCCGAGCCAGCCCGCGGCGAACGAGGACCCGTGGGGCAGCGCGCCCCCGGCCTCCGGTGCCGGCGACGAACCACCTTTCTGA
- the rpsR gene encoding 30S ribosomal protein S18 produces the protein MAKQKGRKPRVEKVVKAKACSFCKDKGQVIDYKDTALLRRFLSDRGKIRSRRVTGNCVQHQRDIAIAVKNSREVALLPFTSTGR, from the coding sequence ATGGCAAAGCAAAAGGGACGGAAGCCCCGCGTCGAAAAGGTCGTCAAGGCCAAGGCGTGCAGCTTCTGCAAGGACAAGGGCCAGGTCATCGACTACAAGGACACCGCGCTGCTGCGCCGGTTCCTGTCGGACCGCGGCAAGATTCGGTCGCGTCGCGTGACTGGTAACTGCGTGCAGCACCAGCGCGATATCGCGATCGCCGTCAAGAACTCGCGCGAGGTGGCGCTGTTGCCGTTCACCTCGACGGGTCGCTGA
- the rplI gene encoding 50S ribosomal protein L9: protein MKLILTAPVENLGVAGDTVEVKDGYGRNYLLPRGLAIVATKGAQKQVEGIKRAQDAREVRDVEHANELKQALEGLSSVSLGVKTHDSGKLFGSITVGDVVSAIKAAGGPSVDKRSVELPKGHIKAIGTYPVTVKLHSNVAANLEVAVVAE from the coding sequence ATGAAGCTCATCCTGACTGCCCCCGTCGAGAACCTCGGTGTCGCCGGCGACACCGTCGAGGTCAAGGACGGCTACGGCCGCAACTACCTGCTGCCCCGCGGCCTGGCGATTGTCGCCACCAAGGGCGCGCAGAAGCAGGTCGAAGGCATCAAGCGCGCGCAGGACGCCCGCGAGGTCCGCGACGTCGAGCACGCCAACGAGCTGAAGCAGGCCCTCGAGGGCCTGTCGTCGGTGTCGCTGGGTGTGAAGACCCACGACTCGGGCAAGCTGTTCGGCTCGATCACCGTCGGTGACGTCGTCAGCGCCATCAAGGCTGCTGGCGGCCCGTCGGTCGACAAGCGCAGCGTGGAACTGCCCAAGGGCCACATCAAGGCCATCGGCACCTACCCGGTGACCGTGAAGCTGCACTCGAACGTCGCCGCCAACCTCGAGGTTGCCGTCGTCGCGGAGTAA